From one Basilea psittacipulmonis DSM 24701 genomic stretch:
- a CDS encoding ATP phosphoribosyltransferase regulatory subunit, with the protein MNEQYWLLPEHLSDLLPQKARAFEQLRRKILDVFFLHGFEFVQPPLLEYETSLKVFQAPDLEKRTMKLVDQLSGLTMGLRADMTSQIMRIDAHLLNRAETRLCYAGPVVHARPADALSERELFQMGAEIYGCESIEADILLIKLAKEALHLCGIHDVRIHICDPGIVRQILSGPIPDPRFTKDVEETIYTYLQNKNRTDLSAFLDILSQMAFEEMSADVKELFPLRKQALLGLLGLFGNREVIQKAREVLPAVFYPQEILASLDKVCDYFDDVYIDLSDVGSYAYHSGLSFSLYALGWRSALVQGGRYDGAGKAFGRYRHATGFSLNLKSLIDVHTMEKTKAIRADFTHDKTLHEYIQQLREAGNIVIEVFPNSTETYENFVFVSKIVKKNGTWCLEDF; encoded by the coding sequence ATGAATGAGCAGTATTGGCTTTTGCCAGAACATTTAAGCGATTTGCTCCCTCAAAAGGCCAGAGCGTTTGAACAGCTACGCAGAAAGATATTAGATGTATTTTTTCTGCATGGCTTTGAATTCGTACAACCGCCTTTGCTTGAATACGAAACGTCTCTCAAGGTTTTTCAGGCACCTGATTTGGAAAAACGGACGATGAAGCTCGTCGATCAGCTGTCAGGCTTGACGATGGGGCTTCGTGCGGATATGACTTCTCAGATTATGAGAATTGACGCTCATTTATTAAATCGTGCTGAAACACGTTTGTGTTATGCAGGTCCCGTGGTCCATGCTAGACCCGCTGATGCACTCAGTGAACGTGAGTTGTTTCAAATGGGGGCCGAGATTTATGGCTGTGAGAGCATCGAAGCCGATATTCTTTTGATTAAACTTGCAAAAGAAGCCTTGCATTTATGCGGGATTCACGATGTTCGCATCCATATTTGTGATCCAGGTATCGTGCGTCAGATTCTGTCTGGACCGATACCCGACCCACGTTTTACAAAGGATGTAGAAGAAACGATTTATACCTACCTCCAAAACAAAAATCGTACAGATTTATCCGCGTTTTTGGATATCTTATCCCAAATGGCATTCGAGGAAATGTCTGCGGACGTAAAAGAATTATTTCCATTACGTAAACAGGCGTTACTAGGTTTGTTGGGCTTGTTCGGTAATCGAGAAGTGATTCAAAAAGCCCGTGAAGTCTTGCCAGCCGTCTTTTATCCCCAAGAGATTTTGGCTTCTTTGGATAAGGTATGTGATTATTTTGATGATGTTTACATCGATTTATCAGATGTGGGTAGTTATGCCTATCATTCAGGGTTGAGTTTCTCTTTATATGCCCTCGGTTGGCGAAGTGCTTTGGTACAAGGTGGGCGTTATGATGGGGCAGGTAAGGCATTTGGTCGTTATCGACACGCAACAGGCTTTAGTTTAAATCTAAAAAGCTTGATTGATGTTCACACAATGGAAAAAACAAAGGCTATTCGAGCTGACTTTACGCATGACAAAACGCTTCACGAATATATTCAACAGCTCAGAGAAGCAGGAAATATCGTGATAGAAGTTTTTCCTAATTCGACAGAAACGTATGAAAATTTTGTTTTTGTCAGTAAAATAGTCAAGAAAAATGGCACTTGGTGTTTAGAGGATTTTTAA
- the rpsU gene encoding 30S ribosomal protein S21: protein MPSIRIKENEPFEVALRRFKRTIEKTGLLTELRAREFYEKPTTERKRKHAAAVKRHYKRIRSQQLPTRLY, encoded by the coding sequence ATGCCATCAATACGTATTAAAGAGAATGAACCGTTTGAAGTAGCATTACGTCGCTTTAAACGTACGATTGAAAAAACTGGATTACTAACAGAACTTCGTGCTCGCGAGTTTTACGAGAAGCCTACGACTGAACGCAAGCGTAAACACGCTGCTGCGGTAAAACGTCACTACAAACGTATTCGTAGCCAACAATTGCCTACACGTTTATACTAA
- a CDS encoding adenylosuccinate synthase, which produces MKQNIVVIGSQWGDEGKGKIVDWLAESAAAVVRFQGGHNAGHTLWISGKKTVLRLIPSGIMHPHTTCYIGNGVVLSPEALLSEIRELESAGINVRERLKISEACPLILPYHIAIDQAREAKLGDGKIGTTGRGIGPAYEDKVARRALRVQDLYDEKTFKERLEAVLAHHNFMLKHYYHAPEVSFEQVYDMAMALAKEIESMVADVSAELYQLQKAGKHILFEGAQGTLLDVDHGTYPFVTSSNCVAGAASAGAGTGPQNLHYVLGITKAYTTRVGSGPFPTELFDETGGQIAKIGNEFGAVTGRPRRCGWFDAAALKRSVILNGISGLCVTKLDVLDGFKEIGICTGYRIDGKDVGLLPYGAAKVGRAEPVIEMIPGWSESTVGVKEYDKLPENARKFLERIENLCEVPIAMISTGPDRLETIVKHNPLD; this is translated from the coding sequence ATGAAGCAAAATATTGTTGTAATTGGTAGCCAATGGGGCGATGAGGGTAAAGGTAAGATAGTTGACTGGTTGGCAGAATCGGCTGCCGCCGTGGTTCGCTTCCAAGGTGGACATAATGCAGGTCATACCTTATGGATTAGTGGTAAGAAAACGGTGTTGCGTTTAATTCCCTCTGGTATTATGCACCCTCATACGACTTGTTATATTGGTAACGGTGTTGTATTGTCGCCAGAAGCCTTGCTTTCAGAGATTCGTGAGTTGGAAAGTGCAGGTATTAACGTTCGCGAAAGATTAAAAATTTCTGAAGCATGTCCTTTAATTTTGCCTTACCATATCGCGATTGACCAAGCTAGAGAAGCAAAACTAGGCGATGGTAAGATCGGTACGACTGGACGTGGAATTGGCCCTGCTTATGAAGATAAGGTAGCTAGACGAGCGTTGCGTGTCCAAGATCTATATGATGAGAAAACGTTTAAAGAACGCTTAGAGGCGGTTTTGGCTCATCATAATTTCATGCTTAAACACTACTATCATGCACCTGAGGTTTCGTTTGAACAGGTTTATGATATGGCGATGGCACTTGCCAAAGAGATTGAGTCGATGGTCGCTGATGTATCGGCAGAGTTGTATCAGCTTCAAAAAGCAGGAAAACACATCTTGTTTGAGGGAGCTCAAGGCACTTTATTAGACGTGGATCATGGTACTTATCCATTTGTGACTAGTTCTAATTGTGTGGCAGGTGCAGCCAGTGCAGGAGCGGGTACAGGCCCTCAGAACTTACATTATGTACTCGGTATCACAAAAGCTTATACGACTCGCGTTGGTTCGGGGCCATTCCCAACTGAATTGTTTGATGAAACAGGCGGACAAATCGCAAAAATCGGTAATGAATTTGGTGCCGTAACAGGTCGTCCACGTCGTTGTGGTTGGTTTGATGCCGCTGCTTTAAAACGTAGCGTGATTTTAAACGGTATTTCTGGACTTTGTGTGACTAAATTAGACGTGTTGGACGGGTTTAAAGAAATCGGTATTTGCACAGGTTATCGAATCGACGGTAAAGACGTTGGCTTATTACCTTATGGTGCGGCGAAGGTAGGCCGTGCAGAGCCTGTGATTGAGATGATTCCAGGCTGGAGTGAGTCAACTGTCGGCGTAAAAGAATACGATAAATTACCCGAGAATGCACGTAAATTCTTAGAACGCATCGAAAATTTATGTGAGGTGCCGATTGCCATGATTTCAACCGGCCCAGATCGCTTGGAAACTATTGTTAAACACAACCCTTTGGATTAA
- a CDS encoding phosphoribosyltransferase — MSTPVSTEKDLWISWEEYNRLVEKLALAVYHSSWKFDKILCLARGGVRVGDVLSRIFDVPLGILATSSYREAAGTQQGSLDIAKFITITQGELEGKVLLVDDMVDTGLTFNRVHEHLLRQYPAITEIRTAVLWWKGHSKATPDYYVDKLPHNPWIHQPFEDYDSIRPHQLEAWIRKGQEG; from the coding sequence ATGTCCACACCCGTTTCAACAGAAAAAGATCTTTGGATAAGTTGGGAAGAATATAATCGTTTAGTCGAAAAACTAGCTTTGGCGGTTTATCACTCTTCATGGAAATTTGACAAGATTTTATGCTTGGCAAGAGGAGGGGTGAGAGTTGGCGATGTGTTATCGAGAATCTTTGATGTTCCTTTGGGTATTTTGGCCACGAGTAGTTATCGCGAGGCGGCTGGCACCCAACAAGGCAGTCTCGATATTGCCAAGTTCATCACGATTACGCAAGGTGAACTAGAGGGAAAGGTATTGCTAGTGGACGATATGGTGGATACAGGGTTAACGTTTAATCGTGTTCATGAACACCTGCTTAGACAGTATCCTGCGATTACGGAGATCCGAACCGCCGTGTTATGGTGGAAAGGTCATTCTAAGGCTACACCTGATTATTATGTGGATAAACTTCCTCATAATCCTTGGATTCATCAGCCTTTTGAAGATTATGATAGTATTCGTCCTCATCAGTTGGAAGCTTGGATTCGTAAAGGTCAAGAGGGCTGA